A window of Macaca thibetana thibetana isolate TM-01 chromosome 7, ASM2454274v1, whole genome shotgun sequence genomic DNA:
CAGAGGCAGGAGTTGGGGAGCTGGAAGGGCAAGTGTGAAGGCAGAGGAGAGGCATCAGTAAGAAGTGCCTTCAAGGGCTCTGAATTAGGAAGGCTGGGTCAGTCACAAGGCATTTGGGAGACAGAACCacaggattgtgtgtgtgtggtggaggtGGGATATGGGACAGGGAGGTATCTAGAATGAATCTCAGGTGGTATTGTTTACAGAGAGGAAAAACATAAGATGAATAGGTTGGGAAAGAGCCTGGGGAGAAAGATAATGAACTTTGTTTGGGACATAATGAGGTTGCACTCTTTCTGTGACATCCACATAGGGAGATCGAGTAGATAGTGAGGAAATCAATGAATGGTGTTAGATGTTTATGTGCTTAACATTCAGGCTGTTTCAGCTTTCTGTCCTGGGTCTAGTTTGTTTTCTATCCATGGCTTGTTAACCCAGAATCTTGAGTTTAAGAGTTATACATTACCCAGCTCTTAAGTCTCAAACTGTATGTCTAATCTTTGGCCAGCATTTTGCAAAGGTGGGCCACTGACCCCAAGAGACACTCAGGACCCAGGAGCCACAGACAGAAATGGGTCTTACATCAGTTGTTAAAATGCTGCTGTTCAGTACACGCACAGTTGTGATGGCTTCAAGATCTTATGTTGTATTTTCCATCCCTCCAGAGTGGGTTGCATTTTTTTCAATCCTATTCTTCATTATAAAAGTCCTCCATCTTCTTGAttatattagtttttcttttctggaccTGATTCTGGCTTCATTGTTCATGAAATGTCAGGGTCATCTCTGCGTAGGAGAAATTTCTATCTATAAATCACTCCAATGCAGGCTATTCAGTGTTGTTAAGGTAAGAAGCAATGATTGAGTGAGGCAAACAGGCATATTTCTAAAGATTGAGACTTTCAAATCAAGTAATTTGGTTCAGCACATCAGAAATCATGATTCTGGGTAAATGAGCATTTTGataagttcagaaaaaaaattctcttttacgGACTCACTGCTTTAAGCTTTGAAATTTCACATGTATCAGCTGCATGGGCTCAGCTGGTGAGGACTCACATATTTCTATAAGGTTGATCTAATGATCCCCTCACTTTAGGCCAAGGTTTCTCACTGGAGCAGTATAACAGAGTGGCTAAAGCAGTCTGATACAGTGCAAATCAGTCAGCCAGAGCCAAATGAATCCCAGCTCCATCTCTGATTAGCTGGAAAGCCATGGTTGATTTGTGTAACTTGTCAGAAAGGGTAGGTAATAAAACAGTTTGTAGGTTTGTGGTGGttattgttgtaagaattaataGATAAGCTACTTGAACAGGGTCTAGAAGAAGCTCAAATAATTACTTCTTGCCACTGGGCAGCatcagcactgtccaatatggtagccaccacATGTAGCTCTTGAAATGTGGTTATTTTAAATGAGATGTGTGGCCAATTATATGTGCTATCAGTGCCGACCGGATTCTTTCACCAAggctggaggagtgcagtggcatgatcacagctcagtgcagccacGATCTCCTGCAGGGGGTCCTtgcacctcagactcccaagtagctgggactacaggcgtgggccaccatgcccgctaatttttgtattttttttttttttttttgtagagataggtttttgccatgttgcctgggctggtctcaaactcctgagctcaagcgatcttcccaccttggcctcccaaagtggtaggattacaggtgtaagccactgcaccagccaaTGCCAACCAGATTCTAaagatttaatataaaaaaaggaTGTCAGAAGAgtgtaaaatatttcatcaataactttttatgttgattacatgttgaaacaTGGACATTTTAGGTAatgttgggttaaataaaatctattttatttctagcaGTTATCACCTActgattatttaaattaatttagctttttttttttcttttacctttttaaatgtgactactagaaaatttaacatTGCATGTGTGACTTCTATCTTTATTGGATACCTCTCCTTTAGATATAGAACTTACCACGAAGGGCTTTCAGTATCTGAAGTTGTAGGCAAAGTATTCACCTAGGTAGCAACCTCCCCAGCTGGTCTGCTTGCTCTGTCTTTCTCCTCACTATACCCTGGGGACATTTCAGAGTGCCTGATCTGTATCCGACCTGCTCCTTCCATTCTTGGCCCTGGCTCTTCCTGAATATACTCTATGCTCAATCATGATGAAAGAAAAACTCATCACATCCTCACTCATGTGTTCAGTTATTCACTCGACAGTTTTTGATAATTAACTGTGAGCCAGGCAGTGTTCTAGGCATTGGAGAAATAGCGGTGAACAAGACCGACAAAGCCCTTGCTCTGTATATGGTGTCTTCTACCtggaatacattttctttcattctctctctctctctctctctctctctctcccccccctcaCCCCCTCAATAACTGGAATCACCTCTCGAGGAAGTCTTTCCTGACAACACTGCTccccacacctttttttttttttttttttttttttttttttttttttttttgagacagagtctcactctgtcacccaggctggagtgcagtggcaggatcttggctcactgcaacctccacttcctaggttcaagtgattctcctgtctcagcctccctactagctaggattacaggtgcatgtcaccacacctggctaatttttatatttttaatagagacagggttcaccatgttgaccaggctagtcttgaactcctgacctcagttgatctgcctgcctcagcctcccaaagtgctgggattacgggcgtgagccaccatgttcagcccCCACACCTTAGTTTAAGCTCCCATAGCCTCCTATTGTCATTTTTATCATAAGACTTATCACATTTACTGTTATatcaattttcaaaagtcaaattttttattttgagaaaattgtAGATTCATATGCAGTTATAAGAATACAGAGAGACCACTTGTACCCCTTTCCCAGTCTCCCTCAATGATAACATCTTTCAAAACTATTATACGATATCACATGAGGGTACGGCACTGACGCAATGACTGATCTGGTTCAGAGTTCCCATTTTACTTGTAtttgtgtgcacacgtgtgtttagTTCTGTgcaattttatctttcttttgtgtATCCACCACTACAGTCAAGAGACAGAACATTTCccactgagtgcagtggctcatgcctgtaatcccagcactttggaaggccgaggtgggtggatcacctgaggtcaggagtttaagaccaggttggccaacatggtgaaaccccgtctctacttaaaatacaaaaaattagccaggtgtggtggcgtgcacctgtaatcctagctatttgggaggctgaggcaggagaatcgcttgaacccgggaggcagaggttgcagtgagccaagatcctgccactgcactccagcctgggtgacagagtgagactcaaaaacaaacaaacaaaaaaaaacaaaaaaaacccaaaacatttcCATGAGCGCAAAAATTCTTCATGTCGTCTTTTTATAACCATAAcacttcctccccacccctgacCCTTattaatccctggcaaccactggtctAGTTTCCATTTCTATAACTTTGTTATTTCAGGAATGTTATACCAATGGAGTCAGACACTACATAGCCTTTTTCCACCCAGCATAATGCTCTGGAGATTCATCTAAACTGTGTGTTTATTCCCTTTTATtggtgagtagtattccatgttacagatgtaccacagtttgtttaaccatgcACCTGTTGAAGGGCccttgagttgtttccagtttggggctattatgaataaagctgctttgAACATGTATaggtttttatgtgaatataaatttccatttctttggggtAAATGACCAAGGATGCAGTTTTTAGGTCCATATATGTTGGTTTATTTATCATCCTCATTAGACTATTGACACTTTGAGGACAGCTTGTTAGCTTCGTTCACATGTGCATCAAATGTTCTTTGTATGTATCTGACATATGGTAACACTCGATGATATGctcaataaaatacagaatcCCAGAAAGGAGGGACGGAGGGagtaggaaaaggaaaggaaggaggacaGAAATCTTTGAGTATTGTCAGTTGTCAGCTCACCCCCCCTGCCCACCACCTCCCAacatcattatattttaattttttaaataaacccaGCGACCCCAGCGTGAGACAGTAGTTGCTTAATACCTGTTCGTTAAATGATACAACACTCTGGCGAGTAGAAcagctctcctctccccttctccatcCTCCCATCACTGGAGTGTAGGgatggacacacacagacacacgtgtgCATACTCAGTGGCCAGGAGCCTAGGAATCTTTTCTGGAACAAAGTCAAGCGCTAACAAATGAAGTGCTGTTGCTTTGAAGCTTAGCTAACAACAACCTTGGCCATGTCTGTGTGACTGCCCCAGGAATTACAAATGAAGAGTCTGGGGACCCAGCAGCTTTGTGGACTCATTCCAATGAGAATACAGGATGCAGCTGAAATAAAGAATGCCTCTTTGTGACTCATTAAACTCTACTCTGTTCCTTTCTATTAGGCATGTGTCTGCCATGCCCTGCAAAGCTATGATATTCAAAAGTGGAAGAGTcaggcagaaataaaaacatttcacttCAGCGCCCAAACCATGTGCCCCTTAATTTGAAATAAATCTGTGACAACTGACAGATAATTCTTTCAGACAGTTATGGAGAAAGGCTTGACTTGTCCTAGTAAATCAGACACAGGAGTCATTATTTTTAGTCTCGTTAAAAAAATGTTACCATAGCAACTGCACCATCATCTCGGGCAAATGTTATCTCTTTAAGTCAATAACACGAGGAGCTGACCACAAATACCCAGTGctttgaaaggaagaaatgacttttcaacaaaattaatttcttcCAAGTCTTCACTGTTCATCTTCATTCATGTGCCCAgaattcctctcctctcccccgtGGAAAATAAGCAGTATTAAAAGCAACATACCACTTTATAAGACTCAAGGCTGACCTTTCTTCTATCATTAATTCTCTTAGTTCCTTGAAACTCATAGCTTCATATGTGGCTTTTTTCCCACCCATGGGAAGCATAATGCTAATTAATTTGACCCTTGGGCAGAGCATTGTGTATTTTGAGAACACAGTGTAGAAAAGCATATTAGAGCATGCACATCTTTTCTAAACTCTTAAGAGATGGTTTTAAGTGATGCAGCAAACAGCTTAGTTCCTGTGGACTCTCATTTCATACCTGTGCAAGACCGTGGATGCTCAGGGAGCATTGTTTGGCTTAGTTTGACTCCATATTTGGTCAGAACTGAAATTGAGTGTTTGTGAagatttattaatatattgaaatTTGCAACTGTGATAAAGCTTTTACCCTCAAAATATGAGATTTGGACTTTAAAAATTAAGCCTAATACTTTAGattttttcttctactgaaaACATGTTGTTAATTTTAGTGTCAGATTAAAGCACCCCAAGTTGGCTGGGAAAGCAAGGTTGGTGCTTACCTATGTCCTGGTTTCAGAATGTTAGTGAGGTCTCATAGTCCCCAAAGACTTTGCTTCTTCTCTTCTCagactcacattttttttttcacctctaaTACCTTGGAAATCAGGATATACTTAACAACTGCTGGTgtgatataattttttattggcagctttttatttcttagtgGTACACATAATAATGATGCATTtccagggagggaaagagaaacaacaaTTATTGCCTACTTATCATGTATCAAGCCCTGTGAGAAGTAATTTATAGACATTATTTTGTAGAATCCTCACATGACCCCTATGATggaggtatttttaattttgtaggaaactgagactcaggtggGCTACCAGACCTGTCCAAGATCATAAGTTGGCCAGTGTCAGAATCAAGATTTCAGTACAATGTGGCCAACTTTATGGTTATGTAACCTTCTGCACTCTCTTTCTGACTTGTCCTCAGCTTCTTGTGCTCATAAAATagtctataaatatttaaattctggAACTGGGAAGGGCCTTGGGAGTCACAGGGTCCAACCCCACTgtgttacagatgaagaaactgaggctcagagaagtgacttgctcaaggtagTCCCAaaggagattgtgccactgagaATCCGCATGGCTGCGGGAGGGAAGGGAGTGTTTCAGGCTCTGTTAGTGTCTCCATCTCCTGCACACAGTGTGTACCCCAGGATTTCCCCACTTGGGACCGCCTTCCCTGgaccaggcctcagtttctcagtcACCCCTCTGAGGCACTAACACTTGGCTCATTCCTCTGGAGTCACGATCCCCCTGGAATTCAAGATGATTACTCACGTACAccacttctcctttctttctaccCCTAGTGAACCTATACCTTGTGCCTCACCCTCCAAGGTGACAATAAATCCATGTAAATATGATCATGGAACAAAAGGAGAGAAGATTCTCCAGAGTCTATCCTTGGAGACATTACTCATATGTTTCTTTGCTACCTCAAGAGAGGGGCTTTAATGGTGGGAACTTCAACGTAGATTGAAGGGAAGGTGGCAGGCACATGCACACTATGGTGCAGAGATATTCCGTGGGTAGCAGGGCGTTTATTAGCCTTTGAAGTCACACCACAAACTCTCACTCTGCCCATAGAGAGGTGCGACACAGCCTACATTGCAAAAGGTGGCATCCATACACCATTCTCCTTTCCTACACCCAGGATGAAGTGGATGGGCCACTGCCCTTTGCCTTTAGAATGACTTCAGCTGCCTTCTTTAACACAACATTCCAGGTAGCCGCTTCCCATTAACTGTAGTTGGTTCCAGGGATGAAATAGACCCATTTGCCATTCCCAGTGTTGTTGAAGGCTTTGGAAGCAGGCAGGTTACAAAACGattgagtttctatttcttccaatgtaaaaacaagaaaataataattgacTGAAAGAATTGTTGTAAGGTCTAGAGATAACATATGTAAGAGCACAGCAGACTCcatggtacctggcacatagtagatgcttagtGACTCTAAATTGTCGTTCTTATAAAGTTAATGCTGACAGGGTGGAATGCATGATGCCACACCTCTGCATTATAAATAAGTTGGGGATTGTGAAAGAAAGATGCTCTTGGCCTTTGTAGTCTGTCTTTATTTTGTGACTCTGCAGACACAAGTGTGTATGTTTCAGGTCTAAAAGGGTTGAGCAGCCGTCTTCAGAAACAGCCCAGGATGGCAGCTCACTGCCAGTTGGCTAGCTCTTGGCCAGCAAGTTAGGAAGATCAGGCCAGCTGAGCAGTCCGTCCCCAGAGTACTCCAGTTCTGGTTATGCTACTCACAGGCTGAAGGGCTGAAGAAAGTCCTTTATTCCAAGCCAGTTCAATTTTCTATAAAACACGTATAATAATTCTGGTCTAGAGAGAGGGGTGGCAAATTGATGGACTCACCGGGCATTGTTAtctgttttgaaaatgaaatctaCGATGAGCAACACATGTATTTAAAGAACACTTTCCTTTGCAGAAAATGGAAATGGTTTAACTTCTTCACTTTGTTTCACTAGTTAGTTAGTGTGCATCTTCAATGTCTCTGCCTATGTCATTATTTACTATGATATTGAAACTCCTAAGGACAAAGATGATGTCTGCTTCATTTACTTTTTAGAGCATCCAGAAAAATGCCATGaacaagtacattttattttttttatttttatttatttttttttttgagacggagtctcgctctgccacccaggctggagtgcagtggccggatctcagctcactgcaagctccgcctcccgggttcacgccattctcctgcctcagcctcccgagtagctgggattacaggcgcccgccacctcgcccggctagttttttgtattttttagtagagacggggtttcaccgtgtcagccaggatggtctcgatctcctgacctcgtgatccgcccgtctcggcctcccaaagtgctgggattacaggcttgagccaccacgcccggcgaacAAGTACATTTTTAATCCACTCATACGCTGTTATTGTAGATTGAAATATAAACTATATCCCATTCTCCAAAaagtattttgttcttattttaatcatttaagaCCAAAAATCTGATGAAACATCTCTATCAGAGCAGCACTGAATGTCCTTACAGTCAGAACAAATGCATGCCTGttggtttattttaattttaaaacgtTCATATTGACTGACTCTCTATTACAAAAGTCTGCCCAATGTAGAACATgtgaaaaatgctgaaaaccatgtaaaagaactgaaaagttttctttaattccCATGCTGGAAGATAATCACTTGGAACATCCTGgtattttttcctaaatgattCATTTTAAGGTGATATTGATATCATCTAATTCTTAGCTAGTTTTAAGACTTTCAACATGTTTCTTCTCACTGTGATTTCCATCTTTTCAGGTAGTGATCCTGCATTCTTTCCAGCAAGaattattgttttgttatttttcagtgTATTGAAACATGTTGTCAGTTAAAGGAAAGGGTTTGCCATGAGCTGCTAGTCACTTACCCATTTCAAAGGAAACTTGTGGTTACCATGAAGGAAAATTTAATCCATCTGCCACAATGCATTTGTTCTCTTGAGAACCAGGTGGAACTACCGCTGACTATTTCCTTAGGATTATGCCACCCACCAAGGTAACTTTCTGTTTCAGCAGGTGATgtggagaaacaaaacaacaccCTTTAAGTTAATCAGTTTTGGAAAATAGAGACTGGCTTTCTATTCCATGGCTTTGATGTGTTTAGTAGTTCCTGTAAGGATCTGCCTCTCTTTTGTTTTGATTGACAAGaccttttctatatatttgagCAATCAAGCAGCCCAGTAACAGAAGGTAGAGACATTTACCCAGAGCAAACTTCTACCATTCATTGTGACTCCCTGAAATCTTAGTGCAAGTTTCAGCTCTAAAAGAAGCGTTGGCTCCTGCAAGATTAGGTAAGTGCTTCTCCATATTTGTAACCTCATTCCAGAGGAGGGGAAGCCCAGAGAACTTGCTACAGCAAGGTCAGAAGTAGGAACTGTGAAAATAATGAATTCAGTGGGGGGTAAGGGTCCATGAATGCCATATCCTTTATACTTCAGAATCCAGGTGAGTTCTGTCTAGTGGGCCAGGCATGAAGGGGGTTGATTCTGGCTCCTGAAAGAGCACGGGGAATGACCAAGACCCAGAGAGGATGGACTTGACAGTGGATTGAGGTTATGTTTTAAATAACTCCTATGCTTTCCATCATTTGGATTTAAATTGAATGTTAAGTAGGTGCTGTTGCAGTGGAAGTCTAGAGCAGAACCAATTTACAGTGAGTAGGACACATTTATGAATGGCCACCAACTCAGATGATAGGTTTCATGATATTTTCTGCATATCCATGTTTAGTGGTGAGTTGGTTTAGTAGCGATGCATATAGGGAATACTGTTATTAATATTTACCTCCCAAATCATTCCCCATCATGGCACTGAAAATATAGTTTTGAGCAAAGTATGTAACATGGCACCCAAATACCCTGGacctgaataaaaataatttatatgtattcatGTATTCTGTGGGATTATGGATTAGTTTTGGTGTTActcatattttatgtttattttggaaAGACCACTGGGACAAACTTCTTCAGCACACAAGTCAACTGCAGCAGTTAAGTTACAATAAGGAAAAGCCTGAGAATGCACTTGGAGGGTGGGCATCTAGAGAGGGCCATGGAATCCACACTGGCACCAGTTACAGGAATCGCTGGATGCCTGTGTTGGAGTTTGTGGGCATTTACAATTTCTGGGCTCATTTTCCCTGAAATGCTAGAAGCAAGGTCCCTTTGATAGCGACCAATGCATGGTTGACTGTGCCATTGAGGGCAGCCAGATCTGTTAAACTCTATCCTTTCCCTCTCAGGAAGAGCAGCATGAAGCTGGCATTCCTCTTCCTTGGCCCCATGGCCCTCCTCCTTCTGGTTGGCTGTGGCTGTGTCCTTGGCACCTCCAGTGGGAACCTGCGCACCTTTGTGGGCTGTGCCGTGAGGGAGTTTACTTTCCTGGCCAAGAAGCCAGGCTGCAGGGGCCTTCGGATCACCACGGATGCCTGCTGGGGTCGCTGTGAGACCTGGGAGGTGAGTTGCTAAGATGTGCAGATGACAGTATCTTCTGGGCCAGCAGCTTGGGTCTGATTCTCAAGagttcactttttaaatgatatGAGGTGGAGCTGGGACATCTGCCCTTTCCTGtggatttaaaaaaccaaaacaaaactgtgATTGGCATCTTCCAAAAGTGATTTGAAAAGCATGATGTTGCCCCTCTAACAAAGCATTGAGAAGATTAAGAATTTGGTTTACATTGTGTCTGTGTATCTAGGAATCATCTCTGGGAGGTCATGATGTACTGttctacccattttacagatgacatggAGGGATTCAAGGGAGAGTGGCTGCAAAGTCACAGAGAGTGTCAGTGTAAAGCTGGAAATCAATTTGTGGTTCAAGCTTGTGACCCAAACTCCTCCCTGTGTTCCTTCATTTTGGGTAAATTGGCCAGTTTCCAAGAAAGAGGACCTGAGCTGAAGGCTGAGAGTTAGTCCCAGACCCCTTCACTGCCTCTTCTGCAGCCCTGTTCCTCTTGAAGTCCCTGGGAGCCCTCTGGGGTTATCACTGATGGATCTATTACGTTCCTTCATATTCAATGATACCTGGCCTTTTTAGAGACATTTAATTTAAAGTGGGGATAACACTCTCAAACAAAGTTAAAAATCCTGTTGGACTAAGAGGAGCTGTCTGAGTGGTGAAGAGGAAGAGAGCTATTCAGCACCCCAGCAGATCACACTACGTAGTAACTGTGGGCTCTTCCCCCTG
This region includes:
- the GPHB5 gene encoding glycoprotein hormone beta-5 → MKLAFLFLGPMALLLLVGCGCVLGTSSGNLRTFVGCAVREFTFLAKKPGCRGLRITTDACWGRCETWEKPILEPPYIEAHHRVCTYNETKQVTVKLPNCAPGVDPFYTYPVAVRCDCGTCSTATTECETI